From one Streptomyces sp. NBC_01478 genomic stretch:
- a CDS encoding class F sortase, with translation MTLCATFSLVTGVVWACSDSSDSPTITAARANDAAGGGAPPARQAPHAPLARSRPVKISIPAIFIEAPVTGLDLDKKGQLGAPPLSRPKVVGWFRNGPSPGEAGPSLIVGHRDTTTGPAIFLNLNALHPGDLVKVTRADRTTAVFTVDEVQKYAKDKFPDNKVYGTTRRPELRLMTCGGSFDKKHGYSANVVVFAHLVSVRKQRA, from the coding sequence ATGACGCTGTGTGCGACCTTCTCGCTGGTGACCGGTGTCGTCTGGGCGTGTTCAGACTCCTCCGACAGTCCCACGATCACCGCCGCCCGTGCCAATGACGCCGCGGGCGGCGGCGCTCCCCCGGCCCGACAGGCCCCGCACGCACCCCTGGCGCGCTCGCGGCCGGTGAAAATCTCCATTCCCGCCATCTTCATCGAGGCCCCGGTGACCGGCCTCGACCTCGACAAGAAGGGTCAGTTGGGCGCTCCGCCACTCAGCAGACCGAAGGTGGTGGGCTGGTTCCGCAACGGTCCGTCACCCGGCGAGGCGGGACCTTCGCTGATCGTCGGTCATCGCGACACCACGACCGGGCCGGCGATCTTCCTCAACCTCAACGCCCTGCACCCGGGCGACCTGGTGAAGGTCACCCGGGCCGACCGGACGACCGCCGTGTTCACCGTCGACGAGGTGCAGAAGTACGCCAAGGACAAGTTCCCCGACAACAAGGTGTACGGGACCACCAGGCGTCCCGAACTCCGGCTCATGACGTGCGGCGGAAGCTTCGACAAGAAGCACGGCTATTCGGCCAACGTCGTCGTCTTCGCCCACCTCGTCTCGGTCAGGAAGCAGCGAGCCTGA
- a CDS encoding MFS transporter, translating into MTGRTSMAATAAPAAVATPTACYLGVAIPARLADEGARVALVLLALAREHSASLGGLLVAALMVPHVIAAPVAGALADRVRHRKLFHGLGLAAYGTGLAATAWALGRIPTALVLLLVLAAGCCAPLVTGGLTSLLAELLPERALTRAFSIDSTTYNLAGVLGPALAAMLAATIGPGAALFALGMAALTGACAVPLLRLPARPRTKDRTTDALRPAVLAAGAREILGNPPLRSVTWASSIGQIGIGALPVITALLATERHAGWAAGGLMTAFAVGAMAGSLTYAVKPWTRTRPERVVLLCLPLIALPLALAACVAGMALTTALFATAGWATGPLFSTLLAARERYAPLPLRTQIFTLGAGLKSTAAAAGAAGIGALGGLGAAPLLGMAAAAQIVGAGVGVVLLTHPPRNARRASASREHGTTPAVRRPARLRRHLRPR; encoded by the coding sequence ATGACGGGCAGGACCTCGATGGCCGCCACCGCCGCACCCGCCGCCGTCGCCACGCCCACGGCCTGTTACCTCGGCGTCGCGATACCGGCGCGCCTGGCCGACGAGGGAGCGCGCGTCGCACTCGTTCTGCTCGCCCTGGCACGCGAACACAGCGCAAGCCTCGGCGGCCTCCTGGTCGCCGCGCTGATGGTGCCCCACGTGATCGCGGCTCCCGTGGCCGGCGCCCTCGCCGACCGGGTCCGCCATCGCAAGCTCTTCCACGGTCTGGGCCTGGCCGCCTATGGCACCGGTCTGGCCGCGACGGCATGGGCGCTGGGCCGTATCCCCACGGCTCTCGTCCTGCTCCTGGTCCTCGCGGCCGGCTGCTGCGCCCCTCTGGTCACCGGCGGACTCACCAGCCTGCTCGCCGAACTCCTCCCCGAGCGAGCCCTCACCCGCGCCTTCAGCATCGACTCCACCACCTACAACCTGGCGGGCGTCCTCGGCCCCGCGCTGGCAGCGATGCTGGCCGCCACGATCGGTCCGGGCGCGGCACTCTTCGCCCTCGGCATGGCCGCGCTGACCGGTGCCTGTGCCGTGCCCCTGCTGCGGTTGCCTGCCCGCCCGCGCACCAAGGACCGTACGACCGACGCACTTCGGCCCGCCGTCCTCGCGGCCGGCGCCCGGGAAATCCTGGGCAACCCACCGCTGCGGTCCGTGACCTGGGCCAGCAGCATCGGCCAGATCGGCATCGGAGCCCTGCCCGTCATCACGGCCCTGCTGGCCACCGAACGCCATGCAGGCTGGGCGGCGGGCGGTCTGATGACCGCCTTCGCCGTCGGCGCCATGGCGGGCTCCCTCACCTACGCCGTCAAACCCTGGACCCGAACCCGCCCCGAACGAGTAGTGCTGCTGTGCCTGCCACTGATCGCACTGCCTTTGGCCCTGGCCGCATGCGTCGCCGGAATGGCACTGACCACGGCGCTGTTCGCCACGGCGGGCTGGGCGACGGGTCCGCTGTTCAGCACCCTGCTCGCCGCGCGCGAACGGTACGCGCCCCTGCCCTTGCGCACACAGATCTTCACCCTCGGCGCCGGTCTGAAGAGTACGGCGGCCGCGGCGGGAGCAGCCGGGATCGGTGCCCTGGGCGGGCTGGGAGCCGCACCCCTTCTGGGTATGGCAGCCGCCGCGCAGATCGTGGGGGCAGGCGTTGGCGTCGTCCTGCTGACGCACCCGCCGAGGAACGCGCGGCGAGCGAGCGCGTCACGGGAACACGGGACGACACCGGCCGTACGACGTCCCGCACGCCTACGACGGCACCTCCGACCACGTTGA
- a CDS encoding DUF5133 domain-containing protein, whose amino-acid sequence MLMAHPAVLKDLVERYETLRALHAENGSPATRRRMDDVAYTLCVSTGTQDVDVALVAARHQLPGARPQDDSVISAG is encoded by the coding sequence GTGCTGATGGCTCACCCCGCGGTGTTGAAGGACCTGGTCGAGCGGTACGAGACCCTGCGGGCACTGCACGCCGAGAACGGCAGCCCCGCCACACGGCGGAGGATGGACGACGTCGCCTACACGCTGTGCGTGTCCACCGGCACCCAGGACGTGGACGTCGCTCTCGTCGCCGCCCGTCATCAACTGCCCGGCGCACGCCCCCAGGACGACTCCGTAATCAGCGCGGGCTGA
- a CDS encoding flavin reductase family protein produces the protein MTVLDPFTDLLDYPLYVVTAEADGERAGCLVGFASQCSIRPARFMVWLSKANRTYRVAERADRLTVHLLRRDQERLARLFGGETGDRTDKFTDVPWHPGPGGSLILDEAPAWFVGRVENRVGGGDHVGFLLAPEATENLAAGHTPLLTLKYAHSITPGHPAD, from the coding sequence GTGACCGTTCTCGACCCCTTCACCGACCTGCTCGACTATCCGCTGTACGTCGTGACCGCCGAGGCCGACGGGGAGAGAGCCGGCTGTCTGGTCGGATTCGCCTCGCAGTGCTCGATCCGGCCCGCACGCTTCATGGTCTGGCTGTCCAAGGCCAACCGGACGTACCGGGTCGCCGAGCGCGCCGACCGCCTCACGGTGCATCTCCTCCGCCGCGACCAGGAACGGCTGGCCCGGCTCTTCGGCGGCGAGACCGGCGACCGTACCGACAAGTTCACGGACGTCCCGTGGCATCCGGGGCCGGGCGGATCACTGATCCTCGACGAGGCTCCCGCCTGGTTCGTCGGCCGGGTGGAGAACCGGGTCGGCGGCGGTGACCACGTCGGTTTCCTGCTCGCGCCGGAGGCGACGGAGAATCTCGCGGCCGGCCACACCCCTCTGCTGACGCTCAAGTACGCCCACTCCATCACTCCGGGCCACCCGGCGGACTGA
- a CDS encoding response regulator, translated as MPGKDFAPQTAPEETAAVADAAVGRLARRLALQLLDDAPSSPEADPAAPALTLLYVLDQLQQAAERLQRDAAVSAARAGAGYPQIGAACGLTRQGARRRRPGLFHHSHEAPLEHPMMTTPARPFDVLLVEDDMADALLIEEALSERGARNLVQVTDGVAALEHLRSGTSARPDLIVLDLNMPRMNGRDLLRILKSDEDLQTIPVVVLTTSTAPDDVAGAYSSHANAYVSKPVNLDEFEHAVQSIDAFYLDTVTRPPRA; from the coding sequence GTGCCCGGCAAGGACTTCGCTCCGCAGACCGCCCCCGAGGAAACGGCAGCCGTCGCGGACGCCGCGGTCGGCCGACTTGCCAGGCGCCTTGCCCTTCAACTGCTGGACGACGCTCCGTCCTCACCGGAGGCGGATCCGGCGGCGCCGGCACTGACCCTGCTGTATGTGCTGGACCAGCTCCAGCAGGCCGCCGAACGCCTCCAACGGGACGCGGCGGTGTCCGCGGCCCGCGCGGGCGCCGGCTACCCGCAGATCGGTGCCGCCTGCGGCCTGACCCGCCAGGGCGCGCGGCGCCGCCGGCCAGGACTCTTCCACCACTCTCACGAAGCACCCCTGGAGCATCCGATGATGACCACCCCCGCGCGGCCCTTCGACGTTCTCCTCGTCGAGGACGACATGGCCGACGCCCTGCTCATCGAGGAAGCCCTCAGTGAACGCGGCGCCCGCAACCTGGTCCAGGTCACCGACGGAGTCGCCGCACTGGAACATCTGCGCAGCGGCACCAGCGCACGCCCCGACCTGATCGTCCTGGACCTGAACATGCCCCGCATGAACGGACGCGACCTGCTGCGGATCCTCAAGTCGGACGAGGACCTCCAGACCATCCCCGTCGTCGTGCTCACCACCTCCACCGCTCCCGACGACGTCGCCGGCGCGTACAGCAGCCATGCCAACGCCTACGTGAGCAAGCCCGTCAACCTGGACGAGTTCGAGCACGCCGTCCAGAGCATCGACGCCTTCTACCTCGACACCGTCACCCGCCCGCCCCGCGCCTGA
- a CDS encoding thiamine pyrophosphate-requiring protein: protein MSIKVSDYVLQRLREWDVDHVFAYAGDGINGLLAAWGRSDNKPKFVQSRHEEMSAFEAVGYAKFSGKVGVCAATSGPGAIHLLNGLYDAKLDHVPVVAIVGQTNRSAMGGSYQQEVDLLSLYKDVASEYCEMVTVPEQLPNVIDRAIRTAYAKRTVTAVVIPADVQELTYSEPTHAFKMVPSSLGLTHSAPVPPAAELARAVEVLDEGEKVAILIGQGARGARAEVEEIAEVLSAGVAKALLGKDALADDLPYVTGSIGLLGTRASYEMMRDCDTLLVIGSSFPYTQFLPEFGQTRAVQIDIDPFMIGLRYPFEVNLVGDAKETLRALLPQLKRKKHGSWRKKTEMATARWWDVMQRRAALDADPINPEYVVHTLDGLLPDDIILAADSGSAATWYARHLRMRGNMRGSLSGTLATMGPGVPYVIGAKFAHPDRPALAIVGDGAMQMNGMAELITAAKYWPEWEDPRLIVAVLNNQDLNQVTWEMRALAGAPQFLPSQALPDVPYADFARSIGLDGVRVEKPGEVEDAWQRALGADRPFVIDFRTDPAVPPIPPHATLEQIEAAASAVLKGDSDRAGMIRQGLKAKVQDMLPGGKQRRDKPGE from the coding sequence GTGTCCATCAAGGTGTCCGACTACGTTCTCCAGCGGCTCCGCGAATGGGACGTCGACCATGTCTTCGCCTATGCGGGCGACGGCATCAACGGCCTCCTTGCCGCGTGGGGCCGCTCCGACAACAAGCCGAAGTTCGTGCAGTCGCGGCACGAGGAGATGTCCGCGTTCGAGGCCGTCGGCTACGCCAAGTTCTCCGGCAAGGTCGGTGTCTGCGCGGCGACTTCGGGCCCCGGGGCGATCCATCTCCTCAACGGGCTCTACGACGCGAAACTCGACCATGTTCCGGTCGTGGCGATCGTCGGACAGACCAACCGCAGTGCCATGGGCGGCAGTTACCAGCAGGAGGTCGATCTGCTGAGCCTCTACAAGGACGTCGCCTCCGAGTACTGCGAGATGGTGACCGTCCCCGAGCAACTGCCCAACGTCATCGACCGCGCCATCCGCACCGCGTACGCCAAGCGGACCGTAACGGCGGTCGTCATCCCCGCCGACGTACAGGAGTTGACGTACTCGGAGCCCACCCACGCCTTCAAGATGGTGCCGTCGAGCCTCGGCCTGACACACTCCGCTCCCGTCCCGCCGGCGGCCGAACTCGCGCGCGCCGTCGAGGTGTTGGACGAGGGCGAGAAGGTCGCGATCCTGATCGGGCAGGGCGCGCGCGGTGCCCGGGCCGAGGTGGAGGAGATCGCCGAGGTGCTCAGCGCCGGGGTGGCCAAGGCGCTGCTGGGCAAGGACGCGCTGGCGGACGATCTGCCGTACGTGACTGGTTCGATCGGTCTGCTCGGCACCCGCGCCTCCTACGAGATGATGCGGGACTGCGACACGCTGCTCGTGATCGGCTCCAGCTTCCCGTACACCCAGTTCCTGCCGGAGTTCGGGCAGACCCGGGCCGTGCAGATCGACATCGACCCGTTCATGATCGGGCTGCGCTATCCCTTCGAGGTCAACCTCGTCGGGGACGCGAAGGAGACGCTCAGGGCCCTGTTGCCGCAGTTGAAGCGGAAGAAGCACGGCTCGTGGCGCAAGAAGACCGAGATGGCGACGGCCCGTTGGTGGGACGTCATGCAGCGGCGGGCCGCCCTGGACGCCGACCCGATCAACCCCGAGTACGTCGTGCACACCCTCGACGGGCTCCTGCCCGACGACATCATCCTGGCCGCCGACTCCGGATCCGCCGCCACCTGGTACGCACGGCACCTGCGGATGCGCGGAAACATGCGCGGCTCCCTGTCCGGCACCCTCGCCACCATGGGGCCCGGTGTGCCGTACGTCATCGGCGCCAAGTTCGCCCACCCCGACCGGCCCGCGCTGGCGATCGTCGGGGACGGGGCCATGCAGATGAACGGCATGGCCGAACTCATCACCGCCGCCAAGTACTGGCCCGAGTGGGAGGACCCGAGGCTGATCGTCGCGGTCCTCAACAACCAGGACCTCAACCAGGTGACGTGGGAGATGCGCGCCCTGGCCGGCGCCCCGCAGTTCCTGCCCTCGCAGGCACTCCCGGACGTGCCGTACGCCGACTTCGCCCGCTCGATCGGCCTCGACGGCGTGCGGGTGGAGAAGCCGGGGGAGGTGGAGGACGCCTGGCAGCGGGCGCTCGGTGCCGACCGGCCGTTCGTCATCGACTTCCGCACCGACCCGGCCGTACCGCCGATCCCGCCGCACGCCACGCTCGAACAGATCGAGGCCGCCGCATCGGCCGTCCTCAAGGGCGACAGCGACCGGGCCGGCATGATCCGCCAGGGGTTGAAGGCGAAGGTCCAGGACATGCTCCCCGGCGGCAAACAGCGCCGGGACAAGCCGGGGGAGTGA
- a CDS encoding sensor histidine kinase yields the protein MSGSTRARAGAFSTWTTRRWLRVGAVLSLTALALLGVTGAWMLQRTGSITENLVNVKSPALSTALQLESALLNQETGIRGYGLTGTADFRTPYRQGLADQATTTARLTRLLHADAAGLKDLKAVRDAVETWQARVARPIAAAPAGSPSPLATERAAEGKKDFDALRAALASQQKRLRTDRTQAAADLSSTMLLRDWVFAAIALVIAVLSVLVFEGLRRGITTPLGQLGRDARAIAGGDFGHPITPTGPADLRRLSGEIDFMRRRLVRELAFTEEARVRLHAQAADLQRSNAELEQFAYVASHDLQEPLRKVSSFTQLLQRRYGGQLDARADQYIDYAVDGANRMQVLISDLLDFSRVGRVHHELQRVDLDAVLRQALSSLSMSIEESEASITHDPLPSLVADPTQMGMLWQNLIGNAVKFRHPGRPPTIHISAAEEGPLWRFTVTDNGIGIGPEYVDKVFVIFQRLHTKDAYDGSGIGLAMCKKIVEFHGGTISVDPAYQDGAQITFTLASEPPKAINPATMPEATRADTDPGP from the coding sequence ATGAGCGGGAGCACGAGAGCGCGCGCGGGGGCCTTTTCCACCTGGACGACCCGGCGGTGGCTGCGCGTCGGGGCGGTTCTCTCGCTGACGGCCCTGGCCCTCCTGGGGGTGACGGGGGCGTGGATGCTGCAACGCACGGGATCGATCACCGAGAACCTGGTGAACGTGAAATCTCCGGCCCTGAGCACCGCACTGCAACTGGAATCGGCGCTGCTGAACCAGGAGACCGGCATCCGCGGATACGGCCTCACCGGCACCGCCGACTTCCGCACTCCCTACCGGCAGGGGCTCGCCGATCAGGCAACCACCACCGCACGCCTGACCCGGCTGCTCCATGCCGACGCGGCCGGCCTCAAGGATCTGAAGGCCGTACGGGATGCCGTGGAGACCTGGCAGGCACGGGTCGCCCGCCCGATCGCCGCCGCACCCGCCGGCAGCCCCTCACCGCTGGCCACCGAACGCGCCGCGGAGGGCAAGAAGGACTTCGACGCGCTCCGGGCCGCCCTGGCGAGCCAGCAGAAGCGGCTGCGGACGGACCGGACGCAGGCCGCGGCGGACCTCTCCTCCACGATGCTGCTGCGCGACTGGGTCTTCGCCGCGATCGCGCTCGTCATCGCCGTACTGAGCGTGCTGGTCTTCGAAGGGCTGCGCCGCGGCATCACGACACCCCTGGGGCAGCTCGGGAGGGACGCCCGCGCCATCGCCGGCGGCGACTTCGGCCATCCCATCACCCCCACCGGGCCCGCGGACCTGCGCCGGCTCAGCGGCGAGATCGACTTCATGCGCCGGCGCCTGGTACGGGAGCTGGCGTTCACCGAAGAGGCACGCGTGAGGCTCCACGCACAGGCGGCCGACCTGCAACGCTCCAATGCCGAGCTGGAGCAGTTCGCCTACGTCGCCTCCCACGATCTGCAGGAGCCGCTGCGCAAGGTCTCCAGCTTCACCCAGCTCCTCCAACGGCGCTACGGCGGCCAGTTGGACGCCCGGGCCGACCAGTACATCGACTACGCGGTCGACGGCGCGAACCGCATGCAGGTCCTCATCAGCGACCTCCTCGACTTCTCCCGCGTGGGCCGCGTCCACCACGAGCTCCAGAGAGTCGACCTCGATGCGGTGCTCCGGCAGGCCCTGTCCTCTCTGAGCATGAGCATCGAGGAGAGCGAGGCGTCCATCACGCACGATCCGCTGCCCTCGCTGGTCGCCGACCCCACCCAGATGGGCATGCTCTGGCAGAACCTGATCGGCAACGCCGTCAAATTCCGCCACCCCGGCCGGCCACCCACCATCCACATCTCGGCCGCCGAGGAAGGCCCGCTGTGGCGGTTCACGGTGACCGACAACGGCATCGGCATCGGCCCCGAATACGTCGACAAGGTGTTCGTCATCTTCCAGCGGCTGCACACCAAGGACGCCTACGACGGCAGCGGCATCGGCCTGGCCATGTGCAAGAAGATCGTCGAATTCCACGGCGGCACCATCTCCGTCGATCCGGCCTACCAGGACGGCGCCCAGATCACCTTCACCCTCGCAAGCGAGCCCCCCAAGGCCATAAATCCTGCGACCATGCCCGAAGCGACCCGTGCCGACACGGACCCGGGACCGTGA
- a CDS encoding CGNR zinc finger domain-containing protein codes for MTDETTIVGCACTLRVEGVTGQVMFDGHVVTLLDAAVSLVNTLTDGTRQGRPYTAPHGDQLPQAVHEALPPASQRSTVEPGHAAYLAHTAQQMRAVFEAVDNGHIDQAAQMVNVLLLAAGSRPQLDRVDGEPWQVHFHGSDDSLSVGWSAGCATALALAIGSNLAGRLGVCTAPHCDRVYVDASRNTVRHFCSPACRSRVKAAAFRARKASRN; via the coding sequence GTGACCGACGAAACGACTATCGTCGGTTGCGCATGCACGCTAAGGGTTGAAGGAGTGACCGGTCAAGTGATGTTCGATGGTCACGTGGTGACGCTGCTCGATGCAGCCGTCTCCCTCGTGAATACGCTGACCGACGGCACCCGACAGGGTCGCCCCTACACCGCTCCGCACGGGGATCAGCTCCCGCAGGCGGTGCACGAGGCGCTCCCTCCTGCGTCGCAGCGCTCCACGGTCGAACCGGGCCACGCCGCATATCTCGCTCACACTGCCCAGCAGATGCGGGCGGTGTTCGAGGCCGTCGACAACGGCCACATCGATCAGGCGGCCCAGATGGTGAACGTCCTGCTACTCGCCGCCGGCTCCCGCCCTCAGCTCGATCGCGTCGACGGCGAGCCCTGGCAAGTCCACTTCCATGGCTCCGATGACAGCCTCTCCGTGGGGTGGAGTGCCGGATGCGCCACTGCCCTCGCTCTGGCGATCGGCAGCAACCTCGCCGGACGCCTCGGCGTCTGCACGGCCCCGCACTGCGACCGCGTGTACGTGGACGCTTCCCGTAATACGGTCCGCCACTTCTGCTCCCCGGCCTGCCGGAGCCGAGTCAAGGCAGCGGCCTTCAGGGCGCGCAAAGCGTCCCGGAACTGA
- a CDS encoding CGNR zinc finger domain-containing protein, whose product MSDTDAVEFTFVSGHLALDLAATLTWRSSYPIELLAGPRDLSAWIEQAGLAEVAGRIDDADVERMRKLREAVYRTASAGPLERQPRAGDLRFISRTAAGKQLTPVLEELGRAVWRGNVDQVLATVAHQACVLLGGSDYRRIRACTDTQCTRLFVDHSRSGSRRWCDKQSCGGRANAAAYRRRRAQPSPRSPHAPTP is encoded by the coding sequence GTGAGCGACACTGATGCGGTGGAGTTCACTTTCGTCAGCGGTCACCTGGCCTTGGACCTGGCCGCAACGCTGACTTGGCGCAGCAGCTACCCGATCGAGCTGCTGGCCGGTCCGCGGGATCTGTCCGCGTGGATCGAGCAGGCGGGACTGGCGGAGGTTGCCGGGCGAATCGACGACGCCGATGTCGAGCGGATGCGGAAGTTGCGTGAGGCCGTCTACCGCACGGCGTCCGCGGGTCCGCTGGAGCGGCAACCCCGCGCCGGGGACCTGCGGTTCATCAGCAGGACGGCGGCCGGCAAGCAGCTCACGCCGGTGCTGGAGGAGTTGGGCCGCGCGGTGTGGCGCGGCAACGTCGACCAGGTACTGGCCACGGTGGCCCACCAGGCGTGCGTCCTGCTCGGCGGCTCCGACTACCGTCGCATCCGGGCGTGCACGGACACCCAGTGCACCCGACTTTTCGTTGACCATTCCCGTTCCGGCAGCCGCCGCTGGTGCGACAAGCAGAGCTGCGGCGGGCGGGCCAACGCCGCGGCCTACCGCCGACGCCGTGCGCAGCCCTCGCCGCGATCACCTCACGCGCCGACGCCGTGA
- a CDS encoding Tn3 family transposase: MDTYLNNLLSETSVRYGKPGAIAYRHISDTYITLFTHFIPCGVWEAVYIIEGLLKNTSELKPTTVHGIQT, encoded by the coding sequence ATGGACACCTACCTCAACAACCTGCTCTCCGAGACGTCCGTGCGGTACGGCAAGCCGGGCGCCATCGCCTACCGCCACATCTCGGACACGTACATCACGCTGTTCACACACTTCATCCCGTGCGGCGTGTGGGAGGCCGTCTACATCATCGAGGGCCTACTCAAGAACACCTCCGAGCTGAAGCCGACCACTGTGCACGGCATCCAGACTTAG
- a CDS encoding DUF3040 domain-containing protein — protein MENRNDPDGIALSSYERLSLLLIEAELRQDRHLVRRMRHPGARPWLSMSVAALTCASLLLLVTGILTTNLAVLWCFTALWPVTLLLAFRLLRHPADAEARTRP, from the coding sequence GTGGAAAACCGCAATGACCCCGACGGCATCGCGCTGTCGTCGTACGAACGACTCTCCCTGTTGCTCATCGAGGCGGAACTCCGCCAGGACCGACACCTCGTCCGGCGTATGCGCCACCCGGGTGCCCGGCCATGGCTGTCGATGTCGGTGGCCGCCCTGACGTGTGCCTCGCTGCTTCTCCTCGTCACGGGAATCCTCACCACCAACCTCGCCGTCCTGTGGTGCTTCACCGCGCTGTGGCCCGTCACCCTCCTGCTGGCTTTCCGACTGCTGCGCCATCCGGCCGACGCGGAGGCGCGCACCAGGCCATGA
- a CDS encoding MFS transporter: protein MPRAVRLLIAARAVNRLGAFSLPFLTVLITTSFGAGTVVAGYIGAAFGLATIPSRLVGGRLADRIGRRRTIVVGLTACAVAQLGIASSNGLVPAACFAVLMGLAFEIYEPPSQAMIADVVGPGEQVRVYGLLNAALAVAGMGAGLLAAVLGRWDLRWLFVVDALTCLLCALTVHLVLPADRPSAAAATEHAVTVAPWRDRSLLVMLAAGTLFAVVYLQIMIALPLSLELQGLQPADTGLLFTTSALTITAGQPLLRLKRLATLPAPAAFAGGYLLLALGLAGYALAHGLVAYIAATIVWSVGDLLLVGRAYALVAGMAPAGGKGRYLAVYGTSWGIGGIAAPLIGTQMLEHAGTLGLWCAMSFACLILAALHPAWISTADDGRERDATPARDQAACP, encoded by the coding sequence TTGCCGCGAGCGGTGCGGTTGCTGATTGCGGCGCGGGCGGTGAACCGGCTGGGGGCGTTCTCCCTGCCGTTCCTCACCGTGCTGATCACGACGAGTTTCGGTGCCGGCACCGTCGTCGCCGGGTACATCGGCGCCGCCTTCGGGCTCGCCACGATTCCCTCGCGCCTGGTCGGCGGTCGCCTGGCCGACCGTATCGGCCGACGACGCACGATCGTGGTCGGGCTGACCGCGTGCGCGGTGGCACAACTGGGCATCGCCTCGTCCAACGGCCTGGTGCCGGCGGCCTGCTTCGCGGTGCTGATGGGGTTGGCCTTCGAAATCTACGAGCCGCCCAGCCAGGCGATGATCGCGGATGTCGTGGGGCCGGGTGAACAGGTCCGCGTCTACGGCCTGTTGAACGCGGCCCTGGCAGTAGCCGGCATGGGTGCGGGCCTTCTGGCGGCCGTGCTGGGGCGCTGGGACCTGCGGTGGCTCTTCGTGGTCGATGCCCTCACCTGCCTGCTCTGCGCGCTGACCGTGCACCTGGTCCTGCCCGCGGACCGCCCCTCCGCGGCAGCGGCAACAGAGCACGCGGTCACCGTCGCCCCCTGGCGAGATCGCTCGTTGCTCGTGATGCTCGCGGCAGGGACGCTGTTCGCGGTGGTCTACCTCCAGATCATGATCGCGCTGCCGTTGTCCCTGGAACTCCAGGGACTGCAACCGGCCGACACCGGGCTGCTGTTCACCACGTCCGCCCTCACCATCACCGCCGGGCAGCCACTGTTGCGGCTCAAACGACTCGCAACACTCCCGGCACCTGCCGCCTTCGCCGGCGGCTATCTCCTGCTGGCGCTTGGGCTTGCCGGATACGCTCTCGCTCACGGCCTGGTCGCCTACATCGCGGCAACCATCGTGTGGAGCGTGGGCGACCTGCTCCTCGTGGGCCGCGCGTACGCACTCGTTGCCGGCATGGCCCCCGCCGGAGGGAAGGGGCGATACCTGGCGGTCTACGGCACAAGCTGGGGCATCGGCGGGATCGCCGCCCCGCTCATCGGCACACAGATGCTTGAGCATGCCGGAACTCTCGGGTTGTGGTGCGCCATGTCCTTTGCGTGTCTGATCCTCGCGGCCCTGCATCCCGCCTGGATCAGCACCGCCGACGACGGCCGCGAACGGGACGCGACGCCCGCTCGGGATCAGGCTGCCTGTCCGTAG